A window of Pirellula sp. SH-Sr6A contains these coding sequences:
- a CDS encoding universal stress protein yields MPWSINKPVLVPFDFSEPSHAAIDKALEMVEDRSQVHVLHVLPIFVPLAPEGIPIEWSDDQRRIDQAMDLLKKEFAEKRYGGITEEVMIGDPGTVCADRAEQIEAGLIIVPSHGRSGLTRLLLGSVAERIVRLAKSPVLVLKI; encoded by the coding sequence ATGCCATGGTCGATCAACAAGCCAGTTTTGGTTCCCTTTGATTTCTCCGAACCTTCTCATGCCGCGATCGACAAGGCTCTGGAGATGGTGGAGGATCGATCCCAAGTCCACGTGCTGCACGTTCTCCCAATTTTCGTACCTCTCGCCCCCGAGGGGATTCCGATCGAGTGGAGTGACGACCAGAGAAGAATCGATCAAGCGATGGACTTGCTTAAGAAGGAATTCGCGGAGAAACGATACGGAGGAATCACGGAAGAGGTGATGATCGGTGATCCAGGAACCGTTTGCGCCGACCGCGCCGAGCAAATCGAAGCGGGTCTGATCATCGTCCCATCGCACGGCCGAAGCGGGCTGACTCGACTGTTGCTCGGGAGTGTTGCCGAGCGGATCGTTCGGTTAGCGAAGAGCCCCGTACTTGTTCTGAAAATCTAA
- a CDS encoding DNA alkylation repair protein, with protein sequence MSRKTFEEWKDRKPARRMVEVADEVREGLSLGVLESKNLVEWLSVDRIRLLQHLSEELSLPISDEAIRLVQNDTRELAALKKSQWIGAYLATVVQVGDNAWKSMSIHASDVVREWAALVVGHAPLSFLKKLAWIKLFADDSNPGLREIAWISLRNDVLRDTEECIRRLVPWTGSRNERLRRFASELTRPRGVWTFHIAQLKRCPELAIDILEPLKEDDSKYVKDSVANWLNDASKTKPDWVVEITDRWQRESGSLHTQYIIRRALRTLRGKS encoded by the coding sequence ATGAGTCGAAAAACATTTGAAGAGTGGAAAGATCGCAAACCTGCGAGACGCATGGTGGAAGTCGCTGATGAGGTCCGTGAGGGCTTGTCGTTGGGCGTCTTGGAGTCCAAGAATTTGGTGGAATGGCTTAGCGTGGATCGCATTCGCTTACTGCAACATCTCTCCGAGGAATTGTCGTTGCCGATCTCTGACGAAGCGATTCGATTGGTTCAAAATGACACGCGGGAATTGGCAGCGCTCAAAAAGAGCCAATGGATTGGAGCCTATCTGGCGACAGTCGTTCAGGTCGGTGATAACGCTTGGAAATCGATGTCCATCCACGCCAGCGATGTCGTGCGTGAATGGGCTGCCTTGGTCGTCGGGCACGCTCCGCTGTCGTTCTTAAAGAAACTAGCTTGGATCAAACTCTTCGCGGATGATTCCAACCCAGGGCTTCGTGAGATTGCTTGGATCTCCCTCCGTAATGACGTTCTCCGCGATACCGAGGAGTGCATCCGGCGCCTCGTGCCTTGGACGGGAAGCCGAAATGAGCGATTGCGACGCTTCGCCAGCGAACTCACCCGACCGCGAGGTGTGTGGACTTTTCACATCGCGCAACTCAAAAGGTGCCCGGAGTTGGCTATCGATATCTTGGAACCCTTAAAAGAGGATGATTCCAAATACGTCAAAGACTCGGTTGCGAACTGGCTGAACGACGCCAGCAAAACCAAACCGGATTGGGTGGTCGAGATCACCGATCGCTGGCAACGCGAGTCCGGCTCCCTTCACACGCAATATATCATCCGCCGCGCATTGCGGACTCTCCGCGGAAAATCCTGA